The genomic interval taaagagaaGTGAATAAACAGCCTTTCAACACAAAATATTACACTTTTAAGCAACTTTGGAACCAAAGAGCTCAGAAAGATTTGCTTCAAGTACAAGCCATTTTATAATAAGAAGTGCATTACCTAAACTTATATAGAAAACTCTTCTCCCAAAGGAAAGAATTGCAGTGGCTAAATTTTCATTTTGGTAACATTTGCATAAGAGTTTCAGAATCATATGGAAGATTTTTACCAAGTAGCCTATGATAAACCAAACATGGATGAAAATGAAAGTTACAGCAGAAATTTAAGCATACTCAATTCTAACAGCAGCTGATCCTGAAGACTGAAAAGCTAATACAAGACTCTGGGACCCATGTGGAGGAATGGGTTCTCCGCATTTACCGTGGCTCCCCAAAGAGGTTCTTTCTGATGGCAAACAGATGGAAACCCCATAGAGAGGTAGATTCCCGCTGTGACTATCACAGGGCTACATCGTGCTTTGGAAATGACATCAGCCAGGAAATCAGTGACTGGAGTTTCAGATTTCATAGAAGGATTTTGCTTCGTTTTTTGTAGGCCCAAAGATGGCAGGAGGAGGCAATAAATTCTGCCTTAGAACCTCTTCTGCTAGATGTTTAAAGAGATTATAGGAGTAAATCAACTGTCCCAATCCCCTGATGTGATACGGACCATCCGGtttgaattttaatttctagCATCCTTCTTTTAGAGAACCGAAATAAGCCAACAACTCAGAATTAAGTTGGGCCTGATAAGTGTAATGCAATGCTGAGGGGGATTATCAGGAAGAactaaagtatttatttttatgaagcttTTCCCTTAACCAGATTTATAGCTGGAAAGGGCCAAGGCTGAAATAGTGCTGTACATAGATTACCATTTCTCACCAGAGAATAGATTAGGTTGTCTCACTTCAACGCTGAGGTTTACTATACATGAATAAATGCTGctgttattttcattctttcatcaTTACTGAGATTTTACTGAAATCACCTTCGTGAATGTGGAGGAAATTCTAAAACTGGGGAATATGTTTTCTATGCCTTGCTGTATGCATTGGTATTTACCTTGTGTTTTTGCCAAGAAGCAGTAAGCAAGGTTTAGACTTAGTTCTTTAGGTGGAACAATTTAACTCTCTATTTACCTCTACATAAGTGAATGCTCTTCCAGTGAATTCATATCCAATTTTATGAGTAGCTGTTGCAATTTCAAAAGACTTGATGAGCAGTTAATGCTAATGAAATCAAGGTTTTGGGTAACATCTTTACAAAGGTCAGTTAATTCTGTCCTACTCACCTGAACTTGAGGAGTGACGCTGGGTCTCAAGGAAGACATACTCCCAGAGTGTTTGGGTGCATAAAGATTCATCACCCTATGAACAATAGTCAAAATGTATGGCCTATATGTGGTGCCAAAAGAAATTCAATGACACTTTAGATGATGAGGCATCCTTTATTTAAGGTGTGTATGTGGGAACTATATCCATAGGTATACAGGACCACTGCAATGGGATTTTGCGGTAGGGGAGAGTGATTAGGCTTAACTCCACACATAGCATGGGCAAGggggaatttatagccaaggagcagggtgggggTCAATGGATGGAAaagtactaagaggaaacattAGGGCTAAGTGGGGATTCTGGCCAGACTGAcataacaggattcttgctgaaagTAGGCTGGGGTGATCAGACATACCTGAGGAATGGTGGAGAATAAGAGACCCAGTAACATCTGGAAGGTAATCAGATATGAAGGAAGAGGGAGTCTACTAAGCCAAGAATTCTTGTTAAAATTGGACagtgcaggccgggcgcagtggctcatgcctgtaatccaggactttaggaggccgaggcaggtggatcatgaggtcaggagatcgagaccatcctggctaacaaggtgaaaccctgtctctactaaaaatacaaaaaattagccgggcatggtggtgggcacctgtagtcccagctactcaggaggctgaggcaggagaatggcatgaatctgggaggtggggcttgcagtgagccgagatcacgccactgcactccagcctgggtgaccaagactccgtctcaaaaaaaaaaacaaaacaaaaaaaactggacagTGTAGGGACAAATATGGAAATCCAAAAGTCAAGGCCTACTTGAAAAGTTCAGGGGAGACTGAGTAGAGTTctttcaaagagaaaatcttttttAATGGTGTTTTCTGGGTGCTTTTAGAgacaagaagcagaaaaatatggCTCAAACAAGTTTAAACAACAAGATATTATTTCCATTCTACTGAAGACTCAGAGGTGGGTCAGGCTCCAGGATCATCAAGTACACaaattctttctgtttcttaagaTATCTTCAAAGTCACCTTCACCCAAAGTCACCACGACCCTCCATCAAGGTCACAAACTGGTGGCACCAGATTCAGATCAACAATGCTTGATGAAGAGAGACTTTTtcttatatcctttttttttttccaaaggggTAAAGAAAGCTTTCCCAGCAGCCTTCCAGGAGACTTCTTGTGTCTTAGTAAGGATTGGGTCACATGCCGTTTCCTAAATTAATCATGGAAAGGGAAATTATAGTGATCAATTAGACCAgcggttctcaaccttggctgcattTTGAAAGCTCAGGAAAATACAGATACCTGGGTTCCACCCTCAGAAATTCTTCAGTTGTTTTGGGATGCAGCCTGgcacatgtgatatggtttgtatctgtgttcccacccaaatctcatgtgcaaTTGTAATCCTCAGAGTTGGAGGTGGAACCTGGTggaaagtgattggatcatgggggtagatccttcatgaatggttggcaccatccctttggtgctgttctcatgatggtgagttctcacaagatctggttgattaaaagtgtgtagcacctccgcCCTCATGCTCTCttggtcctgctcctgccatgttagacgcctgctcccactttgccttccaccatgagtaaaagttccctgagcctccccagaagcagatgctgccatccttcctgtacagcctgtggaatcatgagccaattaaaccttgtttctttataaattacccagtctcagtcaattctttatagcagtgcgagagtggactaatacagcatGAGACCTTTAAAAGCTTCTCAGATAATTCTACTGGGCAGTCAAACATTTTGAGAACCATTAGTTTAGACCAAatgtttgggggtgggggcagagtgaAGCTGGAGAATTCATACTGAATTATAAACCAatatagggctgggcacagtggctcatgcctgtaatcccagcacttcgggaggccaaggcagatggatagcttgagcccaggagttcgagaccagcctggctaacttgtgaaaccctgtatctacaagaaaaaaaaaattagccaggtgtggtggtgtgtgcctgtagcccagctactcgggtggctgaagtgggaggatcgcttgatcccaggaggtcaaggctgcagtgatccatgatcacaccactgtactacagcttggatgacagagtaagaccctgtctcaaaataaataaatcaacataACCATTGAGTATTATTAATTTccaatgcaaatttttaaaaaatgtatgtgtatctATAAATGCATACATGGGACTGGAGTCTGGTTTGGAGGAATCCAAATTTATAGGAAGAACAGTTGAATATGGCTCAAATATTAGGAGAACAAATTGGGTGCATCCAAAGTCAACCAAAAGCATTTGTAAGCATGGTTATGATAATGCACAGTCACTTTTTGACTTTAGCAAAGCTAAACTAATAAACTAAGTGGAGATGACAGTGAAGGAATTCAGGACATGCCGCTCCAAAATATGCTGCCTTGGCATATTAGTTGTTTTGAAATAGAGGCACTTGAGAAACAGCAGGTATAGGAAGGGCACTCTAATCTCCCCTTTTCTTCCCGAAAGCAGGAGATGAAACTCCCAAGTGAAAGATACCCTCCCTATACCAGTACAAAAGAAACAACATGCTTatcaccagagacagggagttgAGGCTGAGAGAAATCTGTACAAACTTTGTTAAACTAATTTATCTTCCTAGTTACTTTTCCACAATTTCCACCCTTTGTTCAAACTACTATATAAGTGCTTAGGCCAAGCCACTTCTTTGGGTATTCATTGTCCTTGTGGGGGCTCCCATGTAAATacaatttgtatgcttttctcctgtttaATCTGTCTTACGTCAATCCTAGCTGAAAACCCTAAGAGGACAGTAGAAAATTTTTCCTCTCCTACAACAGTAAATGACATTTATGAgtctttgaaaacaaaaagagtattttcatGTTCTTAAATTTTGAAAACCCTTCTTAGCTTCCACTATCAAACTGTATAGCTTTTAGCTActtcagtgtttttaaaattccttctatGAAAGCCAAAGTTTTCTTAAGAATTATTGaatgtatgattttaaaaaaatgttttaaaaaagtttcacTGGTTTAAAAGCTATATTTGAGTGAATCGGAATACCCCAGATTAAGtgcctctaaaaaaaattcagatccTTTGATTtgttccatttattcatttttcataatttctttagGTTGGGCATCAGGATTATTTTATTCTCAAACATGTTGCACCACAACCTTCACACCAGCACAGAGCAGTCACATGGTCACTACTGTGTGTGTATAGAacaatggttctcaaccttggctatACATTAGAGTTACCTGGGGGACTTACAAAAAAACTGACCCCTCCTCCCACTCCCATCTCcataaatagaaatagaatcGTTAGGGGTTAGAGCCAAGgcatctttactttttaaaaagtttacccACTGATTCTCATGTAGAATGTGGACTAAGAATTAttagtacaaaaagaaaaaagaaggtaaaTAACAGGGACTTAATCATGGCTCAAttgcttgcttttaatttttcctccCCAAAACCTAAACTAAAATGAGCAATCAATCTCCTGGAAGAGGGTGTTTAGCAGTTTAGCTCAAATGGACTTTGCAAGTAAAGGTAAAGCCTTATGGGGCCTCAAAAGTCTCTGGTAACACTTTGTAAATACTTGTGAAATCAGCTGGCTCTATGCTGGGATTTTTGGATAAGTGAGTCACAGCTCTTTGCACTTAAGGTGTAGGGAAGCCTTCTGATGGCCATTTTTACGTGTTTGGTGGCTGGAAACTataatgaagagaagaaaatcaCTGACTTGAAGAAGGATCATATaaggtgatttttttcaaagtagtGATGAAACAACAGGTGAGTCAACAATCTTTCTGCCTAGCCCAGATTGCACTGCAGCTAAATCTGCGCTGCTGCAAACAGCACAGCACACCTGCTCAGGAACCCTCAACACACTTTTGTAAACCATAGTGTAATTTAGGCCAGCCCTGGAATGTTCTAAGTGTATTTTGGAAAAAGCCTATTAAACCACTGATTAAATTATCAGCAGGAACTGAAGTGGCAAAAGTCATAgctctgggaaaagaaatgcCTAGCACTGATAGAAAAATTtgtaaagaaagcaaacaaacaaaaacaaaaaatacctaaGAGAAGGTGTTATGGAACTGAACAGGGATTCGCCCTCCTGGCACAATAAGGCCAAACATCCACACTGAGGTTTGCAGCAGGAGAAAGGAGGACATTTATTTGCAGAGTGCCAAGCAAGGAGGATCAGGCAGTTCTAGCTTAAGTCCTGACTTATCTTATGGTTTGCAAGCAAGggttttttaaaggcaggggtaaatttcaggaaagcagatGTTATAGGCAAAATTGTAAATCAATATATGGCGTTTACACATTGGTTTGGCCTAAAAGCGCAGGATATCTTGAAGTGGGGACTTACTAATCATAGATAGAttgaaaatttttctaatttgcaattggttaaggaAAAGAAGGTTTGTTTAAAAATTCTGGGGTCAGCAGAAAATAATGTAAGCTCTGGCTCCTGGGTGTGGGTTCCTCCAGGcacctcagaaaaaaatttagaccaTGAAGAATGGCAGTCAGAGTTCAGTCCTCAGTTCCCCCTTATTTGAGGTCTATGTGCAGGCAGATCTGTTTGGTGGGGGtctgggtttctgaaaaacaattcagggacatatgttaagatgttatctCTTGTTCCTATAGGGGAACCAAACATCCTGTGATTCCAATTTCTTTGGCTATGGCCTTAAGTTACTACTACCTCCTTGCTCATCAAGTTGCTTATTTACTTTTCAGggctagctaggtgcctggaactcaggattttcctttatttccacacTTGGAGGGCCCTGTAGGCCCCTAAGAGGGGTCCCTGCTCTGTCTAAGAGAAAGGTGGCAGAGTGGAAAAAGCAGGAGAATTGAGCAAGACGCCCTGAATTCTGATCTGGGCTTTGCCCGGATCCTATTTGGCTCTATCATATTATCCTGGGGAAGTcatcttaatctctctgagcctcagttttatgATTCAAGAGATGAACTGGTCTAAGCCCTCATTGTTCAGACTCTAGCTGCAGATACATTCCAGATGTTTATCTTAATCcttaatttgtaatttaaaagaacCTATTTAGGTCATAtctacaaatgtaaaaaaaaatcatatttatgatTTCCCACTTTATATTTTACATGATTATTTCCagaatcattttataattttaccaaTCATTTCATTATAAATCTTATATACATTGTCAGAAAAACAGTCTCCTTATTTCTGAAACTACTTGCAGCGTCTTGGTCAAATCATGTATAGCTCTCCTCTGTTCTTTGGCATTTTGTGAAAACAGTTTAATGGTAATGAATCAGTACAAGAACAAAAGTTCTagaaacaaaaatactgttttaacTACGGGAAaaatttttgccttttccagtaaacatacaaaataatGGCACTCCTTAGCATATGTGAGTATGTGGTATTGCcttctaattaaatatttttcagcaaAGTGTTGCTGTTATGGTCCGAttcttgaagctttcttttgctttACAATGTTAGGGTGTGACCATCTCTTCCTATGGTACTTCACGACTTAAAAATGGAACAGACACTttatattcacaaaaatatatattctccttTCCATAAACACTATAGTGTATGGTTTTGGAAAATTTGGAAGAATTGGGACTAAAACATTGAGACTGATCAGAAAAACTAACCAGTAATTTACTGTTGAGACTTAAGATCTTGAGAGTTTGTGGGTACTCTGTGGACACATGTTTTACAGCAGATGCCATGAGTGCTGGTGAAACTTTTAGTCATGTGTCCTTTATCTTAAGCATTTGACTCTCCtaatgaaataattgaaaataaaatattagcagcaATAAATGCTTTCCCACATACCTTACTAGGGTCCTGTTTGCATAATATAATTTTAGCCATTTGCTGTTTTGAATTAAGGTATTCAGTCATTGATATTGATGTGTTCTATTTCGCAAATGTGCAAATTTCACTTTTGAACAAGGACTTGGGCCCATTTTATATGTTCACATGATATTAATATTTGCAATCAAGTTATTGGCAGGTCTCAAACTAACAAATGCTTATTTTTCACACTAGAAATGTACTTATAAGTCTCTATATTCTAATAATTTTTCCTTATGAAGCAATTCCTTTTCTAATAAATACACATTATGATGTTGTAGAAAGGATTTCAGTATGTGGTGGATCAATCTTGGCCCAAATCCAAAGGAGCTGATTTAATTAAACAACCAAAAGAACCTCAATTAATAGTGGTATCAAGTATAATCACTTAGTAAAGACTCACTCCCCAAGAAAATATTAAACACTATACCTATAGCTAATAAATTAATTACCGTTTGGCGAATATCTGGCCctatttttcaatataaaatgatTATAGATTACAGTAAGGCAAGTGTCCTCTAAAGTTGAGTATATTTAATTCCCGGTGTTACAGAatttaaaatgatacaaatactgcatgtctttaaaatttcagtctgtttttctattgagttcaaaaagtttaaaagatggAGGCTActacaaatatataaagaaacttCACTCTATTCTACAAATTATATAGATCTAGTACTTTTGGTGAGtcctcttaaaattttttctggCATTACCAATCTGAGAGTCACTTTTTACCAATATATGTTATCTTGTTTtgcaaaaatgcatttttaaaaggtttccAAAGTCACCTTGATAATCATAGTGCTCACTCACCTGACACTTACTGCTAAAAGGTTGTTATGCATCTTTTATACCTGGTTGAGGTTCAACTTCCAGCTATCAGAGAAAAGTGTCCCTATAATTCTATAATTGACAAaagggaaaagacaaaaaaagggaaagagaacgGGGTGGTAAGAAAgattgatttttcatttcttatcttGTGATACATTCTGCAGCAGTAAACACCACTATCTCTCAAGTAGACCCTTTGAAGACAGGGGGAGAAAACACTCTGAGAGAAAGCTTTAAACTAGAGATTGCCTTCCTATTCTATGTGGCTTTGACCTTTTGGAAAGTGCATGGCCTCTTCTCCTTgtattaaataaaacaagaatataaGGACTGATGATTTGATTTGGTGAGTTAGTTATGGAAGTAGTTCTGGCATATCTTATTTCCATTCTGTTATCCATTACTTCTGTTCTGTTAATGGCAGCAGACACTTAATTAACTACTGAGATTTGGACATGCAGGGGATCCAAGGTGGATTGTGAAGTACATCATTAGCTAAATCTCCATTACATCTTCACTTCACCTGTTCCTCTGTTTTCCAGATTTCTGGCAAACTGGCATCTAAAGGCCTTCATATTAGAAGCAGGAGAGGCTCtaaatatttcaagaataattgaggaaaaaataCACATTATAACAGCTTGTCAGACTACTGAATGGAAGGGTGGTTCATCATTTTTTGGAAGGATAAATCTCCTCttcccaaacaaaaacaaacattagtACAAAAACTGAAAGAGGAAGTTAAGAGAATTATACAATTTCTAAATAGttataaaattattaacttaTGCACAACCATAACAGAGACTGAGGACCACCCTATATATATTCATAGCTACTGTTGTAGGCAAAAATTCCAGGTAAAAAGGCAAAAATCCAAATTCTTATTAATAATCAGTATAACATCCAACAATAACAATCACTTACCATAGGGGTTAACATTTACTGTAAGCTAAAATCCTacaaaacattaatataaaatacaattatatatttccTGGCTGATTTGCTTATATATCCaggtcataaaaaaagaaaggcaacttTTTTCTATATGGCTTATACAGAATCGGATGTTACAGCCAAAAGTAATTGTAAAGGCTTCTGATAGTTCAAATGATTGTGAAACCCCAAAGAATAAGGGAATTTCTGAAAGCCTAAAATTAGAAGGTATGGAACTCATACTTTCAGTCTTCTCATTCTCAGTTCAGtgcttattttttcctaaaaaattaaaaagtaaaaactaaaaatttcagtttttaaaaaactgaaaatattaataagcTTCCACACTTAATATATGTTAGTATTCACAAGGAGGCAAAATCatttctgtaaaatcaaaaatagaacatGAAGAAAAACGTTTATTATAAAACTTAAGAAGCAACCAATCAaccaaattatgaaaaaaaattatgtcactGACCAAACCTCATAACCTGAAAAGaaccaagaaaagaaattccCATTATACTTGTACTTCTAAAAGGGCTTAGAGAAGGTCTAAACTAGACTTTGTTGCAATCCAGAAAGTTAAAGGACTAAAAAACTGGAGAAATAGAGTTAAGAATTAGATTTATTAGACAGCATAGTCTATCCTGAGATAGCAAAATAGACATGGCTTTATTTGCTGATTGAGAAGTGGTCCAGCCGTGGGCTGGCAGTCATTTACATATCAGTGACCAAATGCAAACATACCCGTACTAACAGTGCTTTGGTGCATGACATACCCTTTTGACAGCCCAAAGCTGAAACATCAACTCTATCTGGGGTTACTTGCTTATACAAAGATGTTACTCTAGCAATTGTTGCTTGAGGGCAAGACCAGATGATTGTCACTAGTAGGAAGAAAGCAGAAGTGATGCAGCTTACACTGCATAGTCCCTACTCTTCTGGATTAAATGAAAAAGTTGCTCAAACATAAACTTGTTCTTATAAAGTGGATAAGAttcaaaataagacaaatataaaGATGCCAAGGCTAAATACAGATAAAAAAAGTGTGATACGTAAGAAAGCCATTTTGAAAAAAGCCACTATCAGCCGTAACTACTTATTCCATCCTATAATCTCATAAATCAAAGCTTTCAATTGTCTGGACTCATCTGTGACTGTATTCTTCCCAATatgcattctttcttcttccagggGTTGTTCAATAACAGCAGGTATGTTTGTGCCATAAAGTTCACAGTGTCCTAAAAACTGGACACATTCTTGAATAACACTGTCATGAATGACTATCATGTGTTTTGACATGTTTTCTAACAAGGACAGGAAGCATCTTTTGGCATAATACCAGGTATCTGTTCCCAGCTTTTTATTATAAGGTTCCAAGCTTTTGATAACTCGAGAAATACCAAACTCATAGTTTCCTTTGGCACAATAAAGAGTTCCTATCACCAAATTCACAATGCAGAGATGGTACACTTTCCTATTTGGGTCATCATAAGAGAGCTgctcttcctccttttcaatCTTCCTCATCAACTCCTCTGCTTCTTCATTTTGACTTGTCATAATATAGGAAACACAGAGATTAGCCAGTACAATAGCACTGACATTCAGGATGTTATCATAATGCTTCTTGACTATGGGTTCATAGAAACCAATGGcttctttgtatttgttttcctgCATGAACAGAACATGAGCCACATTCAACTTCCACACATCATGGTCGTTACAGAATTCCACAGATTTGCGAAAGATCTTTTCCACCATTGGATAATTTTCAAGATTCCAGTAGATTTTTGCCTGAGCCATCAACACAGGAATATATTTCTCCATGGTTTCATCATATTCATTCACTGCCTTTTTGATAGCTTCATCATCTCTATTGTGTCTTGCTTCCTGTACTTGCTTGGTGAGTCTCCGAAGCTGCTCAGTCAGCATCCCTGCTAGCCCATCAAGCTTAATGAAAGCCTCTTCAGGAGCTGTCTGGCAAGTGATCAGGGCATCCAAGAAGTCATAAAGATAGGGTGTGAGGAACTTATACGTCAAATGGGCATTTTCTGCCAGGACATCTGCTGCCAGGTCAAAATACTCATATTTACAGTAGAGCAGCAACAGGTTGCCAAAAGTCTCTGGAGGAAAGGGATTCTGTTGGAGCAAAAACTGTAGCTTTTCAAAACCTTCTGTAGGCCTGGCATCCATGTTCATTAGTGCCTGGTTGTGTAGGGTCACAGGGTCCAACTCTTCCTCTGCCCTGGGTGGCATGTCGGTGAGGGTTTCTTGAGCTACCTCATAGTTTCTCAGTTGGTATTCTATGGCTGCCTTAAGGTTGAAGGCTTCCACCAGAGCAGTCTGATGGAGGACTAAGGTGTTGCCAACACTGCGAACATCAAAGCCCTCAGTGGTCATGCCCACACCTAGCTCAGGGTGCTGGCGGATGCCACGCTCAATAATCTCAGCGATATGCTTCAGCGCTGAGGCATACTGTCGGCTGCTGTAATAGGCCAAAGCCAGGTTGTAGGAAAGGTCAGGCTGGTAGCCCGAGGCCTGCAGTGCGGCAGAAAACTTGGAGCATGCAGCTTCATACTGTCCCTCCTTGTAGAGCAAACAACCCAGGTTGACCTGGCCATCGGTCTCATTCTCGCCTCCACTTTCTTCTCCCCCTTCCCCACTCAGCAGCTGCTCCACCAGGTTCCTGGACCCTGGCAGATCGCCCTCGCTATACTTGATGGCAGCTTGCAGGCGGAGGACCCGGCTGTGGTAGGCGGGGTTATCCAGGAGAAGGAAGGCGACCCGGGTGGCCTCCGGATAAACGCAGGCCTTGTACAGGGCCTGGGCCTGGTACAGGCGGTACTGCTCCAGTTCCGGGTGCAGCTGGCCCAGCTGCTCATAGCAGTCGGCCGCCAGCGCGAACTCCTGCAGGCGGTAGTAGCAGTAGCCTAGCAGCGACAGGCCAGCGCGGCTCCTAGGGCTCCGCTGCAGCTCTCGGCCCAGCAGCTGCACCGCCTCGGCGTAGCGGGCATCGCGGATGAGCCGGTACACTACCGCGGTAAACTCCCCGTCGGGGATCTGCGCGCCGCTCAGGCCCGCCATAACCACCACGGCTGTTATGCTGCGGTTACCACGGCAACAGGGAAACCGGAAACGGAAGACGACCGGTTACTTTGCCACGGAAGGAATCTGTTAGGAATAAAAAGGGACCGTTCTCGTTAGTCTCTCGAGTTCAGATTGATCTTCAAATATTCTGGACTGCGGAGTGGCGGCAGTCAGAAGGGGAAAGACGACTACTCCGGGCCGTTCAGAGACTGAATCTTCCCGGTCCCGGCATGCATCGTTCCTGTGGCGCCCCTGCGCGGGCGTGGCCGCACTGCATGCTGGGAGGCGTAGTTCCTGTTGCACCGACCCGACTCGCGGCTAGTGGGGACGCAGGGTCACTCGCCTTCCCTGCCCCCTAAAGATGAGGGGCGCTCTCTGTGTCTGTTGTGCCACCTCGGTCTCTAGCGCGTCGGAGGAAGATTTCCGGCACCATGTTCTGGCGATTTTGAGCCTTGTACATTGGTGTGGTCTATACTAATGCTGGCGTTTGGCTTGCTTTTAATAGAGATTCGTCAGTACAATAAAAGGACCTTTTAATAAAAGGAGCGGGATGGCA from Pongo abelii isolate AG06213 chromosome 11, NHGRI_mPonAbe1-v2.0_pri, whole genome shotgun sequence carries:
- the IFT70A gene encoding intraflagellar transport protein 70A: MAGLSGAQIPDGEFTAVVYRLIRDARYAEAVQLLGRELQRSPRSRAGLSLLGYCYYRLQEFALAADCYEQLGQLHPELEQYRLYQAQALYKACVYPEATRVAFLLLDNPAYHSRVLRLQAAIKYSEGDLPGSRNLVEQLLSGEGGEESGGENETDGQVNLGCLLYKEGQYEAACSKFSAALQASGYQPDLSYNLALAYYSSRQYASALKHIAEIIERGIRQHPELGVGMTTEGFDVRSVGNTLVLHQTALVEAFNLKAAIEYQLRNYEVAQETLTDMPPRAEEELDPVTLHNQALMNMDARPTEGFEKLQFLLQQNPFPPETFGNLLLLYCKYEYFDLAADVLAENAHLTYKFLTPYLYDFLDALITCQTAPEEAFIKLDGLAGMLTEQLRRLTKQVQEARHNRDDEAIKKAVNEYDETMEKYIPVLMAQAKIYWNLENYPMVEKIFRKSVEFCNDHDVWKLNVAHVLFMQENKYKEAIGFYEPIVKKHYDNILNVSAIVLANLCVSYIMTSQNEEAEELMRKIEKEEEQLSYDDPNRKVYHLCIVNLVIGTLYCAKGNYEFGISRVIKSLEPYNKKLGTDTWYYAKRCFLSLLENMSKHMIVIHDSVIQECVQFLGHCELYGTNIPAVIEQPLEEERMHIGKNTVTDESRQLKALIYEIIGWNK